Proteins co-encoded in one Bremerella sp. TYQ1 genomic window:
- the aroE gene encoding shikimate dehydrogenase: MCKNCTNLATLQNAETRGKIERDNTHPIHPNLARIMTHESLQEIVCCMGLPVAGNPSQFMMERAFAAAGLDWRYLTLEVTPEDLPAAVAGMKAMGFRGGNFTIPHKVAVIPHLKRLTEAAELMGAVNCIFAEEDGFVGENTDGKGFVSALKEVIEPEGKKVVLFGAGGAARAIAVELGLNKVASIDIVNRDAARGRDLSNLLSERIGIESKWIPWNGTHELPEDVDLVINGTSIGLSDATAMVPVNPETFRDSMIVADVMFNPPQTAFLQAAQDAGCKTIDGLGMLVNQGVIGFKIWTGVDPDPTVMREALEEYLGI; encoded by the coding sequence ATGTGCAAAAACTGCACGAACTTGGCAACATTGCAAAATGCGGAGACTCGCGGCAAAATTGAGCGTGACAACACCCACCCAATCCATCCCAATCTCGCTCGAATTATGACGCACGAATCACTTCAGGAAATTGTTTGTTGCATGGGCCTGCCGGTGGCCGGAAACCCTTCGCAGTTCATGATGGAGCGTGCCTTTGCGGCGGCGGGGCTCGATTGGCGATATTTGACGTTGGAAGTAACTCCGGAAGATCTTCCCGCGGCGGTGGCCGGAATGAAAGCGATGGGCTTTCGTGGCGGGAACTTTACCATTCCACATAAAGTGGCAGTCATTCCCCATCTGAAACGACTGACCGAAGCAGCCGAGTTGATGGGTGCCGTCAACTGTATCTTCGCGGAGGAAGATGGATTCGTTGGCGAGAATACCGACGGCAAAGGGTTTGTCTCGGCACTCAAGGAAGTAATCGAACCGGAAGGGAAAAAGGTCGTCCTGTTTGGAGCCGGCGGCGCGGCCAGAGCAATTGCCGTAGAACTCGGTTTGAACAAAGTGGCCAGCATCGACATCGTCAACCGCGATGCCGCGCGAGGCCGTGATCTATCGAACCTTCTATCAGAGCGCATCGGGATCGAATCGAAATGGATTCCTTGGAACGGCACCCACGAGCTTCCGGAAGATGTCGATTTGGTGATCAACGGAACGAGCATCGGGCTAAGCGATGCTACGGCGATGGTACCTGTCAATCCGGAAACGTTCCGCGACTCGATGATCGTCGCGGACGTCATGTTCAACCCACCGCAGACCGCTTTTCTGCAAGCGGCTCAAGACGCCGGATGTAAGACAATCGACGGACTTGGCATGCTGGTCAACCAAGGAGTGATCGGTTTCAAGATCTGGACCGGCGTCGACCCCGATCCGACGGTGATGCGAGAAGCGCTGGAAGAGTATCTGGGGATTTAG
- a CDS encoding superoxide dismutase family protein, with amino-acid sequence MKSTILTLSILLLAIPGLVMAQEEGGKEKEEHGHSHDAEMVDMPTNAVAVLASTSGSDVKGVIMLKQEDGYVQLTGKIINLEPGEHGFHIHEFGDLTKADGTAAGGHFNPDGHEHGAPGKESHVGDLGNITADESGVAKIDVKAEGLKLHIVLGRSIVVHAKADDLKSQPSGDAGPRVGVGVIGIAKPSE; translated from the coding sequence ATGAAATCGACCATCCTGACTCTAAGCATTCTGCTTTTGGCCATCCCCGGATTGGTAATGGCTCAGGAAGAAGGCGGCAAGGAAAAAGAAGAACATGGGCATAGCCACGACGCCGAAATGGTGGACATGCCAACCAACGCAGTCGCCGTATTGGCTTCGACCAGCGGTAGCGACGTGAAGGGTGTCATCATGCTGAAGCAGGAAGATGGCTACGTTCAGCTGACCGGCAAGATCATCAACTTGGAACCAGGCGAACATGGTTTCCACATCCACGAGTTCGGTGACTTGACCAAAGCGGACGGTACCGCTGCAGGTGGCCACTTCAATCCTGATGGTCACGAACATGGCGCGCCTGGAAAGGAAAGCCACGTGGGTGACCTCGGCAACATCACCGCCGACGAAAGCGGCGTCGCGAAGATCGACGTCAAAGCTGAAGGCCTGAAGTTGCACATCGTGCTCGGCCGTTCGATCGTCGTTCACGCGAAAGCAGACGACTTGAAGAGCCAGCCATCCGGCGACGCAGGTCCTCGCGTTGGTGTCGGCGTCATCGGTATCGCCAAGCCAAGCGAGTAA
- a CDS encoding DUF1990 family protein, translating to MFRFHLPEAECVERFLSSQRPLKFSYCHQGKTATTPPDGFQVDHTRVKLGHGIEIFEAAKAALGNWRQFELGWVAARPSNTTIREGEVVCVIGKAAGLYWLNAARIVYVIDDPMNTPRFGFAYGTLPGHMEAGEERFLIEMDDHGDVWYDILAFSKPKRWIVRLVHPYMRKLQKQFAHDSAAHMKAIVQEKVQQAA from the coding sequence TTAAGTAGCCAGCGGCCACTTAAGTTTTCGTATTGTCATCAGGGCAAGACCGCGACGACCCCACCGGACGGTTTTCAGGTCGATCATACCCGGGTAAAGCTGGGGCATGGAATCGAAATCTTCGAGGCCGCCAAAGCGGCGCTGGGGAATTGGCGCCAATTCGAGCTCGGCTGGGTTGCGGCACGACCAAGCAATACGACCATCCGAGAAGGGGAAGTCGTTTGCGTGATCGGTAAAGCGGCAGGCTTGTATTGGCTGAATGCCGCGAGGATCGTGTACGTGATTGACGATCCCATGAATACGCCCCGGTTCGGCTTCGCTTATGGGACACTTCCCGGGCACATGGAAGCAGGCGAAGAGCGTTTTCTGATTGAAATGGATGACCACGGGGACGTGTGGTACGACATTCTGGCTTTCTCGAAGCCGAAACGATGGATCGTTCGTTTGGTCCATCCCTACATGAGGAAACTGCAAAAGCAGTTTGCCCATGACTCTGCTGCCCATATGAAGGCAATTGTGCAGGAAAAAGTGCAGCAAGCTGCATGA